One region of Malania oleifera isolate guangnan ecotype guangnan chromosome 6, ASM2987363v1, whole genome shotgun sequence genomic DNA includes:
- the LOC131158577 gene encoding uncharacterized protein LOC131158577: MHNISRDSIETEKAIITLKSRKKVPRPKISIERQIVTLTLEVVVEVDEAQEKLEEVSPELKKSVDVEAETSKECQPMVLSYAKFFRDLCTVKRKLNKLKDLGSPTISIMINESHIGRALLDLGSSVNLLPFSIYELLGLGEQKKTSIVLQLANRSVKINVFNACKMPSGCDDSEVRTVDVVDHFDISEYYQITIALEDQEKTNLTFLFGTYAFRWMPFGLCNAPATFQHCMMRIFFDICEEKNLLLNWKKCQFMVSSGLVLGHLVSKHDIEVDRAKVELISQLPIPRTVTDIHSFLGQAGFDRRFIQNFSSIAKPLCSLLQNETEFLWTNACQQTFEILTKYLTMAPIMQPPRWDLFEIMTNACDFALRAIFGQRVDNKSSVIYYANRTLNDSQNNYTTTEKELLAVVFTLEKFCSYVIGSPKFDITIQDKKRVENVVADHLSHLQLPDIFVSLSPLNDDFLDEHLFAVSCAPWFLDIVNYLVIDRMPDHLITQNKRKFIVEQMLLYDSKLHLFLGKLKSRWGGPYIVEKIHSHGAVEIVDPKNGKSFTVNGQHFKPFMTPFDPHEEVLLV, from the exons ATGCATAATATTTCAAGGGATTCCATTGAGACGGAAAAGGCCATCATTACTTTGAAAAGTAGGAAGAAAGTCCCCCGACCCAAGATATCTATTGAGAGGCAAATAGTTACCCTGACATTGGAAGTAGTAGTTGAGGTAGATGAGGCCCAAGAGAAATTAGAGGAAGTaagcccagaattgaagaagtcagtcgATGTGGAGGCCGAGACTAGTAAGGAGtgccaacctatg GTTCTTTCGTATGCAAAATTTTTTAGGGACTTGTGCacagtgaagaggaaattgaat AAACTCAAAGATCTTGGTTCCCCCACCATCTCCATTATGATTAATGAATCTCACATTGGGAGAGCTCTACtcgatttggggagtagtgtgaacttgctaccaTTCTCGATATATGAGCTGTTGGGGTTAGGTGAGCAGAAGAAAACCTCCATTGTGCTACAGTTGGCTAACAGATCAGTGAAG ATAAATGTGTTCAATGCTTGCAAGATGCCTAGTGGTTGTGATGACTCTGAGGTACGTACAGTTGATGTGGTAGATCATTTTGATATTTCAGA GTATTATCAAATTACCATAGCACtagaggatcaagagaagaccaACTTGACCTTCCTTTTTGGTACTTACGCCTTTCGTTGGATGCCCTTCGGATTATGCAATGCACCTGCTACTTTCCAGCACTGCATGATGAGAATTTTCTTTGACAT TTGTGAAGAAAAGAACTTGTTGTTGAATTGGAAGAAGTGTcagtttatggtaagtagtggtttggtacttgGCCATTTAGTTTCTAAGCATGATATAGAGGTCGACAGagccaaggtagagttgatttcccaGTTACCTATCCCTAGGACAGTGACGGATATCCATTCCTTCCTTGGCCAGGCCGGCTTTGATAGGCGTTTCATTCAGaatttcagtagtattgctaaaccactaTGCTCTTTATTGCAAAATGAGACTGAATTTTTATGGACTAATGCATGCCAACAAACTTTTGAGATACTGACGAAATATTTGACCATGGCACCCATTATGCAACCCCCTCGGTGGGACTTGTTTGAGATTATGACCAATGCTTGTGATTTCGCTCTCAGGGCCATTTTTGGTCAAAGAGTTGATAACAAGTCTTCTGTCATCTATTATGCAAATCGTACCTTGAATGATTCTCAGAAtaattataccaccactgagaaggagttgTTGGCAGTTGTGTTTACCTTGGAAAAATTTTGCTCATATGTCATTGGATCTCCT AAGTTTGACATCACCATTCAAGATAAAAAGagagtagaaaatgttgtagctgaccatctttctcaTTTGCAGCTACCTGATATCTTTGTATCCCTTTCtcctttaaatgatgattttcttgatgaACATCTTTTTGCAGTGTCGTGCGCCCCTTGGTTTcttgatattgtgaactaccttgtcatcGATCGAATGCCGGACCATTTGATAACTCAGAACAAGCGTAAGTTCATTGTAGAG caaatgcttctctatgactccaaATTGCATCTGTTTCTTGGGAAACTGAAGTCTCGATGGGGTGGCCCATACATCGTTGAAAAAATTCATTCTCATGGTGCAGTAgaaattgtagatccaaagaatggCAAAAGCTTCACAGTCAATGGCCAGCATTTCAAGCCTTTCATGACTCCATTTGATCCACATGAGGAGGTCTTGCTTGTATAA